The sequence below is a genomic window from uncultured Methanobrevibacter sp..
CAGGTCCTTTTTGATATTGTGGGTAATCGGTCTTTTCTTCGGATATCTGATGATTTCCAAATCATTCAGAGAAAAATCCATTTTCACCTTTAAAAGAATTATCGGATTTTTAGGTGTAATTGGAGTCGGTTTCGTTCTTCTTGAGGTCATAGCAAGAGTTACCGGAATGACAATTTTCTCACCTATGCTTAGGTTTGGAAGGATTGAGCAATATTCCCTATCAAGTATCAAGACAGTACTTCAAAATATTCAGTTGATTGGTCACAATGCACAGGCATCCTATTGGGGAGCGGAAGGTACAGCATTCGCTGAAGGTTATATCACATTGCCAATGCAGCTGGTACTTTTCTTCGGTCTTCCTTTCCCGATGTTTTTCGGTATACTTGTAAACCAGAAGGATACAATCGACTATATGCTTCCAGGTATCTTCGGATACGGTTTTGATTTCGGTATACTCGGATTGGCAGGTTTGATGCTGTTTGTAGTTGGAACCATTGTAATTGGTTTTAAGGTATTGAATAAATACAGAGAGAAAAGAGAAAAGAATAATAAAAAATACTTGGGAAGAGAAGTATTGTTAACAGGAGCATTAGCTTCATTCTGTGCACAATCTCTTATTGGACTATTTGTGTTCAACAGGACAATCAATGGTATGGCATTGCTGACATTCATATTCGTTGGCGCATTGATTCTAGCTAATGTCGTTACACTCAAAACAAGATCATAGAGGGTAGTTTTATGAAAGCTTTAGTATTACTTGGATGTCCTGAGACTCCATCACAAACTCCACTGGCAGTTTATGTTTTTAACAAATTGACAAATTTAGGTTATGATACAACAATTGCGGCAAATCCTGCGGCTAAAAAACTGGTTAAGATATCTGACCCTGAAGATTATTATCATTTGAACCTGGTTGATTTGGAAAGACTTTTAGGTGATATAAATCCGGGTGATTTTGATTTGCTTGTAGGTTTTGTTCACAAGGATGCGGCAGCATCATTTTTCGTAACATTTGAGCAAATATTGCAGTGCAAATCTCTTGCATTGGTATTTTCAAGAGATGCCGATGAAGTTGCGGAATTTGTCAGTATGATAGAAGAGAGCGGAAGTGACGCAAGTATTGCAGCCGTTAGGGCTTTCCATAATCCTTCACCGATTAAAGTTAAATTTGACAGAGCAATCAAGGAGATGGAATAATGTCTTTTTGTTTAGATACTTACTTACAACAGTCTGACAATTATGAAATCCATGCCTCAAAAGCAGGTTTTAAGGACTGTGCAATGATTATAAGATTCAAGGCTGATGATTTGGTCTACATCAAACCTGGTGATGAGGTGTTGGGTGTTCGCGTCATTGGAATTCCTCCGATACCAATAGGTTTTGACCATGAAAAGGGAACCGTGTTCCTGCCTTATACAAAACCTTGTCACGGAACTTCCGTTGTGGAATTGCCGATTGATGAGGAAGAAGTTGAAAAAATCAGAAAACTCGACACCGGTAAAGGCAAATGAAATCAACAGTCGTTGGAAGCTTTCCCGTTGAAGTCAAAAAGGACACTTCAACTAAAAATAAATTATTAAGTGCTCTTGGAGCATATGATCCTTTTAAGCAATCCATTAAGGATAGTGTCATCGCTCAGCTTGATGCAGGAGTTGATATAATCTCCGACGGTCAGGTTAGAGGTGACATGGTTTCTATTTTTACAGAATTTATTCCCGGAATGAAGATTGTGGACGGTAACACTGAAATCATCTCAAAAATCAGAAAGCCGACTCAGGAAATTTCAATCAAGGACCTTCAATATGCAAAAAAGGTCATGAAGGATTATTATAATGGAAATATTCCTGAAGGATGCGGTGTAAAGGGAATTATCACTGGTCCAAATACTATTGTGCATTCCTCAAGGATTCAGGGATTTTATAAAAACAAGGAGGATGCCATAATCGATTTGGCACATTCACTGAAATTTGAGGTTGAGGCAATCGTAAAAAAGGTTGAGCCGGTTTACATACAAATCGATGAGCCGTTTTTATCCACAGGAATGGTTGACATGAAAACCGCACGTGAGGCAATAGACATTCTCCATGACGGTCTTGATGTGCCTTTGGCGATGCATGTCTGCGGTATTTTAAAGGATGCCTTCAGTGACATTTCCAGATTCAATGTTGAAATACTTGATTTTGAATTTGCAGGAAACAATGTCAATCTGGATGTTTTGGAAAAGAACTATTCACTGGTTTCAGGCAAAAAGATAGGTTTCGGATGTGTTGATTCATCAGTTAACACTGTTGATGATAAAAATGATGTCGATGAGCTTGTCCAGAAGGCCATTGAAATAGTCGGAAGGGATAATCTGTTGCTTGATCCGGACTGTGGTCTTAGAAGGGCACCGAAGGACGTTGCATTCGATAAGCTTAAACTGATGAACCAGATTAAAGATAAATACAGCTAATTTTGATTTTATGACTAGATTTTGTCCAAATTGCGGTGAGCCATTAAAGGAGGATGCCTTGTTTTGTGCCAACTGTGGTGAACAGGTTTCCCCAAAGAAATCTTTTAGAAACTATCTGATTTTGGCAGCCATTGTTGTCATTTTGGTTGTAGGTGTATCAGCTATTTTTTTAACCAATCAGACTCAAACCGTTACCGTTGACAATGTGCAATTTAAAATTCCCTCAGATTATGAAAAGGAACCCTTAAGAACAGATGTTAATTTTGATAAGAATGTCAAGTCAAGTTCCATGGGATGGAGCAATGACAAGCACTATATAGAAATTGGTGTTTCAAGAACTCCTGGTGAGGGTGTAAACAGCGAAAAGGTCGCAGCAGGTTTGGGCGGAACACCGACTAAGATGTTGGGATATTCAGGTTATCTTTTGGAATTTGAAAATGAGGGTTATGCGTTCATTTTTGGTCTGAGGGATGAGGTTGTAATGGTATATGTCAACGATTATGATGCATTTGGCGATGTTGGGGTCGTTGGTCAAATTTAAATTGATGGTTTGATTCCTCAAAAA
It includes:
- a CDS encoding DUF1890 domain-containing protein, with product MKALVLLGCPETPSQTPLAVYVFNKLTNLGYDTTIAANPAAKKLVKISDPEDYYHLNLVDLERLLGDINPGDFDLLVGFVHKDAAASFFVTFEQILQCKSLALVFSRDADEVAEFVSMIEESGSDASIAAVRAFHNPSPIKVKFDRAIKEME
- a CDS encoding DUF1894 domain-containing protein, producing MSFCLDTYLQQSDNYEIHASKAGFKDCAMIIRFKADDLVYIKPGDEVLGVRVIGIPPIPIGFDHEKGTVFLPYTKPCHGTSVVELPIDEEEVEKIRKLDTGKGK
- a CDS encoding methionine synthase, with product MKSTVVGSFPVEVKKDTSTKNKLLSALGAYDPFKQSIKDSVIAQLDAGVDIISDGQVRGDMVSIFTEFIPGMKIVDGNTEIISKIRKPTQEISIKDLQYAKKVMKDYYNGNIPEGCGVKGIITGPNTIVHSSRIQGFYKNKEDAIIDLAHSLKFEVEAIVKKVEPVYIQIDEPFLSTGMVDMKTAREAIDILHDGLDVPLAMHVCGILKDAFSDISRFNVEILDFEFAGNNVNLDVLEKNYSLVSGKKIGFGCVDSSVNTVDDKNDVDELVQKAIEIVGRDNLLLDPDCGLRRAPKDVAFDKLKLMNQIKDKYS
- a CDS encoding zinc ribbon domain-containing protein; protein product: MTRFCPNCGEPLKEDALFCANCGEQVSPKKSFRNYLILAAIVVILVVGVSAIFLTNQTQTVTVDNVQFKIPSDYEKEPLRTDVNFDKNVKSSSMGWSNDKHYIEIGVSRTPGEGVNSEKVAAGLGGTPTKMLGYSGYLLEFENEGYAFIFGLRDEVVMVYVNDYDAFGDVGVVGQI